DNA sequence from the Pseudoglutamicibacter cumminsii genome:
AACGCATAATGCCAAACTCGATTTCTTTTCCCGTTCGCTCGACTGAACCGATCGGCGAAATCGCCCAAGATAAGCCGGAGATCGTCGCCGCTGGTGTTGTGCCGTGGCGCATCGACCCTTCCGATGGGTTGCAGGTTCTGTTGATCCATCGTCCTAAGCACAAGGACTGGTCGCTCCCTAAAGGCAAGGTCGACGCCGGCGAGACGATCGCTGAAAGCGCGGTTCGTGAAGCTAAAGAGGAAGCTAACCTCAAGGTGACTTTGGGGATCCCGTTGCCGTGCACGCATTATTTCGTGGGCAAGAAGTCCAAGGTTGTTTACTATTGGGCCGCTCACGTGGACAAAGCGGGGCGGGTTAATCCCGATGGTAAAGAGGTCGATATCGCCCGCTGGTATTCGCCGGCGAAGGCTCTGAAGAAGCTCACGAATGAAGCAGATCAGCTTCCGATCAAGGCCCTGGTTGAGGCCCACGAGCAGGACCACTTGCGGACTACGCCGTTCCTCTTGGTACGGCATGCGAAGGCTAAGCCGCGTAACGGGTGGACGCGTTCCGAGGGTGACCGAACCCTGGCGACCACTGGTTTCGTTCAGGCTCGGTCATTGGCTCGCATGTTGAGGGCTTGGAAGCCTGAGCGGTTGGTTTCGAGCCGATGGACCCGTTGCCT
Encoded proteins:
- a CDS encoding NUDIX hydrolase is translated as MPNSISFPVRSTEPIGEIAQDKPEIVAAGVVPWRIDPSDGLQVLLIHRPKHKDWSLPKGKVDAGETIAESAVREAKEEANLKVTLGIPLPCTHYFVGKKSKVVYYWAAHVDKAGRVNPDGKEVDIARWYSPAKALKKLTNEADQLPIKALVEAHEQDHLRTTPFLLVRHAKAKPRNGWTRSEGDRTLATTGFVQARSLARMLRAWKPERLVSSRWTRCLQTVHPYAAGAGLSIKKQTALTEHAADRDPDKAQRILLKQFNNPKPTLVCSHRPVMPTLLKALQTVTPKDLREFLPKENPYLAPGEAIILHRALDAKRRWRTVAVEVHRPFED